A genomic segment from Pseudoduganella chitinolytica encodes:
- a CDS encoding type II secretion system F family protein produces MPKFLYRAMTPTGEIVPGDMDALNVPDLELRLSRMDLDLIDFRAARQRRLPLGAAGRRAITRRDLINFCFHMEQMASAGVPILDALNDLRDSMDHLRFREIITDLIEKIEGGLQLSSALAGYPEVFDPTFTSLVRAGEESGKVNEVFRDLAEGLKWQDELAAQTKKIVTYPAVVLLVVTAVTFFLMIYLVPQLTNFIGNMGRELPLHTKVLIAVSNVFIDWWFVLLALPVALWFGTRWWLARSERAAFAFDRLKLRAWPVGPVLHKIILARFATFFALMYASGITILDCIRLSEGIVGNRVVAAALRRAAQLISEGHSVTAAFGTTGLFPPLVVRMLKVGEATGALDGALRNVAYFYNREVRERIERVQAMIEPAMTVILGLLLGWIMLSVLGPIYDTISAIRI; encoded by the coding sequence ATGCCGAAATTCCTCTACCGCGCGATGACCCCGACGGGCGAGATCGTCCCCGGCGACATGGACGCGCTCAACGTACCGGACCTGGAGCTGCGCCTGTCGCGCATGGACCTGGACCTGATCGACTTCCGCGCGGCGCGCCAGCGCCGCCTGCCGCTGGGGGCCGCCGGGCGGCGCGCGATCACCCGGCGCGACCTGATCAACTTCTGCTTCCACATGGAGCAGATGGCCAGCGCCGGCGTGCCGATCCTCGATGCGCTGAATGACCTGCGCGACAGCATGGACCACCTGCGCTTCCGGGAGATCATCACGGACCTGATCGAGAAGATCGAGGGTGGCCTGCAGCTCTCCAGCGCACTGGCCGGCTACCCCGAGGTGTTCGATCCCACGTTCACGAGCCTGGTGCGGGCGGGCGAGGAAAGCGGCAAGGTCAACGAAGTGTTCCGCGACCTCGCCGAGGGCCTGAAATGGCAGGACGAGCTGGCCGCGCAGACGAAGAAGATCGTCACCTACCCGGCCGTCGTGCTGCTGGTCGTCACGGCCGTGACGTTCTTCCTGATGATCTACCTGGTGCCGCAGCTGACGAACTTCATCGGCAACATGGGCCGCGAGCTGCCGCTGCACACGAAGGTGCTGATCGCCGTGTCGAACGTGTTCATCGACTGGTGGTTCGTGCTGCTGGCGCTGCCGGTCGCGCTGTGGTTCGGCACCCGCTGGTGGCTGGCCCGCAGCGAACGGGCAGCGTTCGCGTTCGACCGCCTCAAGCTGCGCGCCTGGCCGGTCGGCCCCGTGCTGCACAAGATCATCCTGGCCCGCTTCGCCACGTTCTTCGCGCTGATGTACGCCTCCGGCATCACGATCCTGGACTGCATCCGGCTGTCCGAAGGAATCGTGGGCAACCGTGTCGTCGCGGCCGCGCTGCGCCGTGCGGCCCAGCTGATCTCGGAGGGCCACAGTGTCACCGCCGCCTTCGGCACCACGGGCTTGTTCCCGCCGCTGGTGGTCCGCATGCTGAAGGTGGGCGAGGCGACCGGCGCGCTCGATGGCGCCCTGCGCAACGTGGCCTACTTCTACAATCGCGAGGTGCGCGAGCGCATCGAACGGGTGCAGGCGATGATCGAGCCCGCGATGACCGTGATCCTGGGCCTGCTGCTGGGCTGGATCATGCTGTCGGTGCTGGGTCCCATCTACGACACGATCAGCGCGATCAGGATCTGA
- a CDS encoding prepilin-type N-terminal cleavage/methylation domain-containing protein: MTHRRHAPAHGFTLVEVAIVLVVVGLLIGGLITPLSSQLEQRRVADTRRAMEEARDALTGFALRNGYLPCPAISAANGLEDRSGERCGNERRIGFLPWATLGVSKLDSWGHLFVYSVSADFADSGAPFRLNTPRDITVATRDTAGALVAATAPNDIPAVILSAGRNGYGGFSEQGLRAADAGSGNVDEKANIGSTGTTFISRDGADNPAVPGGSYDDIVVWLSPNILFNRMIAAQRLP; the protein is encoded by the coding sequence ATGACTCATCGACGCCACGCGCCAGCGCACGGCTTTACCCTGGTCGAGGTGGCGATCGTGCTGGTCGTCGTCGGCCTGCTGATCGGCGGCCTGATCACGCCGCTGTCGAGCCAGCTGGAACAACGCCGGGTGGCCGACACGCGCCGCGCGATGGAAGAGGCGCGCGACGCCCTGACCGGTTTCGCGCTGCGCAACGGCTACCTGCCCTGCCCCGCCATTTCCGCCGCCAACGGGCTGGAGGACCGCAGCGGGGAGCGCTGCGGCAACGAGCGCCGCATCGGTTTCCTGCCCTGGGCCACGCTGGGCGTGTCCAAGCTGGACAGCTGGGGCCACCTGTTCGTCTACAGCGTCTCTGCCGATTTCGCCGACAGCGGCGCGCCGTTTCGCCTGAACACGCCCCGTGACATCACGGTGGCGACGCGCGACACGGCCGGCGCGCTGGTGGCGGCGACGGCGCCGAACGATATCCCGGCAGTGATCCTTTCGGCCGGGCGCAATGGCTACGGCGGCTTCAGCGAACAGGGCCTGCGGGCGGCGGATGCCGGCAGCGGCAACGTCGACGAGAAAGCCAACATCGGCAGCACCGGCACGACCTTCATCAGCCGCGACGGTGCCGACAATCCCGCCGTGCCGGGTGGCAGCTACGACGACATCGTCGTCTGGCTGTCGCCGAACATCCTGTTCAACCGCATGATCGCGGCCCAGCGGCTGCCATGA